The proteins below come from a single Holdemania massiliensis genomic window:
- a CDS encoding ABC transporter ATP-binding protein, whose product MNRKATIRRLIGYLKESKFLLLLACITTIVANVLALYGPKLTGMAIDAIGGPSQVNFDRVLYYCILMVIFYVVSSVLTYILQIILLQVSKKITHRMRKQVFEHLLELPVSYFDRNQTGDIVSKISYDIDTINTSLSSDILQLVTGVITVVGSLLMMLSIAPILVLVFVITVPITLVFARYRMIKVKPLFRRRSRKLGELNGFTEEMLSGNKTIKAYGQEDTIITKYDGRNEDASQAYYTADYEGSIMGPSVNFVNNLSLSLISMFGAILFLMGKITIGNISSFVMYSRKFSGPINETANIITELQTAAAAAERIFRLLDEPAELPDEADAKVLIDTRGMVDIDHVKFGYTPEKEIIHDLRLHADPGQLVAIVGPTGAGKTTIINLLMRFYDVNEGVISVDGYPIRNLTRDSLRKAFTMVLQDTWLFQGTIQENVAYARDDATLEEVIDVCKKAHIHDFVETLPQGYQTVLTDDGVNISKGQKQLLTIARAMLSNARMLILDEATSNVDSRTEMAIQDAMLELMKGRTCFVIAHRLSTIKNADVILVLKEGNIIESGTHDELLQARGFYAKLFNSQFES is encoded by the coding sequence TTGAATAGAAAAGCGACAATCCGGCGGTTGATCGGATATTTAAAGGAATCGAAGTTTTTGCTTCTTCTGGCCTGTATTACGACGATCGTTGCCAACGTGCTGGCTCTGTATGGTCCTAAACTGACCGGCATGGCGATTGATGCGATCGGGGGGCCAAGTCAGGTCAATTTTGACCGGGTTCTCTATTACTGTATATTGATGGTCATCTTCTATGTGGTTTCCAGCGTTTTAACTTACATCCTGCAGATCATTCTGCTGCAGGTATCCAAAAAGATCACACATCGGATGCGCAAGCAGGTTTTTGAACATCTGCTGGAACTGCCGGTTAGTTATTTTGACCGCAATCAGACCGGGGATATCGTATCGAAGATTTCTTATGATATCGACACGATCAATACTTCACTGTCCAGTGATATTCTTCAGCTGGTGACCGGCGTCATCACTGTCGTGGGCTCATTATTGATGATGTTGTCGATCGCGCCGATCCTGGTTCTGGTCTTTGTCATCACCGTTCCGATTACCCTGGTCTTTGCCCGCTACCGAATGATCAAAGTAAAGCCTTTGTTTCGCCGGCGTTCACGAAAGCTGGGGGAACTGAATGGATTTACCGAAGAGATGTTGTCGGGAAACAAAACGATTAAGGCCTATGGTCAGGAAGATACAATTATCACTAAATATGACGGCCGTAATGAGGACGCCAGTCAGGCGTATTATACGGCGGATTATGAAGGCAGCATCATGGGGCCTTCCGTCAACTTTGTCAACAATCTGTCGCTTTCTCTGATCAGTATGTTCGGAGCGATTCTGTTTCTGATGGGCAAAATTACAATCGGCAATATTTCCTCCTTTGTTATGTACTCCCGGAAGTTCTCGGGACCCATCAATGAAACAGCGAATATCATCACTGAGCTGCAAACAGCTGCGGCTGCGGCGGAGCGGATCTTCCGACTGCTGGATGAGCCGGCAGAGCTTCCGGATGAAGCGGATGCCAAGGTCTTGATAGATACGCGAGGGATGGTTGATATTGATCATGTCAAATTCGGGTATACGCCGGAAAAAGAGATCATCCATGATCTGCGGCTGCATGCTGATCCTGGCCAGCTGGTGGCCATTGTCGGTCCGACCGGGGCAGGCAAGACGACGATCATTAATTTGCTGATGCGGTTCTATGATGTCAATGAAGGCGTGATTTCGGTTGACGGTTATCCAATCCGTAATCTGACCCGCGACAGTCTGCGCAAGGCGTTTACGATGGTTCTGCAGGATACCTGGCTGTTCCAGGGGACTATTCAGGAAAATGTCGCGTATGCCCGTGACGATGCCACTTTGGAAGAGGTCATCGATGTTTGCAAGAAGGCACATATCCATGATTTCGTAGAAACTCTGCCGCAGGGCTATCAGACTGTGCTGACCGATGACGGCGTCAACATTTCCAAAGGTCAGAAGCAGCTGCTGACGATTGCGCGGGCGATGTTGTCGAATGCTAGAATGCTGATCTTGGATGAAGCTACCTCAAATGTTGATTCTCGGACAGAAATGGCGATTCAGGACGCAATGCTGGAACTGATGAAAGGCCGAACGTGTTTCGTTATTGCCCATCGTCTTTCCACGATTAAAAATGCGGATGTGATTTTGGTTCTGAAGGAAGGCAATATCATTGAGTCCGGAACTCATGACGAACTGCTTCAAGCTCGTGGGTTCTATGCTAAACTGTTTAACAGTCAGTTTGAAAGTTAA
- a CDS encoding ATP-binding protein, giving the protein MAIISKEALLRVLSSYNPWWKMDTVNPKLMKSYKRFAFYEAMKWLNQSTLRRTVLLTGTRRVGKTTIQYQMIDTLLKNGVLPQKIIFISMDHPMLKLSEMNEILDCYHENIYPDQDVYYFFDEIQYAQNWDKWLKTIYDMQPDTQIVATGSASPALIKGNQESGAGRWTIIQVPTLSFYEYCELLNVDRPELPANLKITPLLNQSQQERTQIMLQLSKVQNHFIRYLQVGGFPELALADNDVLAQQIMRDDVVDKVLKRDLPSIYKIRNATELERIFIYLCNVSSEIVSIDAISRELNGVSRPTVENYIQYLESAHLIYQSWPVNIAGKKVLKASPKIYIADAAIRNAVLMDDTILSNPIEMGKIVETAVYKHVAAFYYQQAASVGYYRGGKRGNEIDIVVECSNQKNIHIEVKYREGAPIPDNDAIVELSKEAAASIIVTKNSDDYGVHHTKNGKDLIRIPAFAFLYLLGHAEKQGYRSMS; this is encoded by the coding sequence ATGGCAATTATAAGCAAAGAAGCCTTACTGCGGGTATTATCCTCTTATAATCCATGGTGGAAAATGGATACAGTCAATCCGAAATTAATGAAATCTTATAAACGTTTTGCTTTTTATGAAGCTATGAAATGGTTGAATCAATCAACTTTGAGACGCACTGTTCTCTTAACAGGAACACGCAGGGTTGGAAAAACCACAATTCAATATCAGATGATTGATACACTCTTGAAGAATGGAGTTTTACCACAGAAAATTATTTTTATTTCCATGGATCACCCGATGCTGAAATTAAGCGAAATGAATGAAATTTTGGATTGTTATCACGAAAATATATATCCTGATCAGGATGTCTATTATTTTTTTGATGAAATTCAATATGCTCAAAATTGGGATAAATGGTTAAAAACGATCTATGATATGCAGCCAGACACACAAATTGTTGCAACAGGCTCAGCCAGTCCGGCGCTAATAAAAGGAAATCAGGAAAGTGGAGCAGGTCGTTGGACAATTATTCAAGTTCCCACGCTGTCTTTTTACGAATATTGTGAATTATTAAATGTCGATCGGCCTGAGTTACCTGCAAATCTCAAAATTACCCCGCTATTAAATCAATCGCAGCAAGAACGTACTCAAATTATGCTTCAGCTATCTAAAGTTCAGAATCATTTTATTCGTTATCTACAAGTGGGTGGATTTCCGGAATTGGCCTTAGCTGACAATGATGTCCTTGCTCAACAAATTATGCGGGATGATGTTGTCGATAAAGTTTTAAAACGCGATTTACCCTCGATTTATAAAATTCGGAATGCGACAGAATTAGAAAGAATCTTCATTTATCTTTGCAACGTTTCTTCAGAAATCGTTTCGATTGATGCCATTTCGAGAGAATTAAATGGAGTTAGCCGACCCACGGTAGAAAACTATATTCAATATCTTGAAAGCGCACATTTGATATATCAAAGCTGGCCTGTCAATATCGCTGGCAAAAAAGTTTTAAAGGCGAGTCCTAAAATCTACATTGCAGACGCTGCAATCAGAAATGCAGTCTTAATGGATGATACCATTCTAAGCAATCCCATCGAAATGGGAAAAATCGTTGAGACAGCCGTGTATAAGCATGTTGCTGCATTCTATTATCAACAGGCAGCCTCCGTCGGGTACTACCGAGGTGGAAAACGGGGAAACGAGATTGATATTGTAGTTGAATGCTCCAATCAAAAAAACATTCATATTGAAGTTAAATATCGGGAGGGAGCTCCCATCCCAGACAATGACGCCATTGTGGAATTAAGCAAAGAAGCAGCTGCTTCAATCATCGTCACTAAAAATAGTGATGATTATGGTGTTCATCATACGAAAAATGGTAAAGACTTAATTCGTATCCCTGCCTTTGCTTTCCTTTATCTGCTTGGTCATGCCGAAAAACAGGGTTATCGTAGCATGAGTTAG
- a CDS encoding ABC transporter ATP-binding protein: MELLKKYLKPLLKDMSISFLMKALGALAVLLLPYLLAYVIDSIVPMKDVQLIVIYGVIMIVVSVAGWIFDIMANRLASRVARDATIHIRHDLFEKTIRLSCRKGDEFTIPSLESRLTSDTYNVHRMIGMIQRMGVRAPILLIGGMIITLIMEPVLAMVMLATLPFITYLVYSKATKGIPMFTKVQQAQDRMISVVRENAQGIRVIKALSKADHEKKRYESVNMGLANEELKANTRMAAINPLMNLFMNLGLVGVILVGAWRVNGGLSETGKIIAFTNYFTIITNAMMSISRIFVMTSKGIASADRIEEVLKAQDEMEIITDDSPLNDKIVEFDHVSFSYLGIKDNVEDITFSLKKGQTLGIIGATGSGKSTILQLLMRFYDADTGVIRIHGRDIRSYDPKDLRQEYGIVMQNDFIFQDSVRENIAFGRPIDDELLDEATQIAQARPFIKSLTDEFDYKLNSKGTNLSGGQRQRIFLSRAFVNNPKILLLDDSSSALDYETDARLRKAINTHFAETAKVIVAQRVSSIMHADEILVLDQGKIVARGTHDELMQTSEIYASISDSQMGGALLE, translated from the coding sequence ATGGAACTTTTGAAGAAATATTTAAAACCGCTGCTGAAAGATATGTCGATCAGCTTCCTGATGAAGGCGCTGGGAGCGTTGGCGGTGCTGCTGCTGCCGTATCTGCTGGCCTATGTCATCGATTCGATTGTACCCATGAAAGATGTTCAATTAATTGTAATCTATGGTGTGATCATGATCGTGGTTTCTGTGGCCGGTTGGATTTTTGATATCATGGCGAACCGGCTGGCGTCACGGGTAGCCCGTGATGCAACAATTCATATCCGGCATGATCTCTTTGAAAAAACAATTCGGCTGTCCTGCCGCAAGGGTGATGAATTTACCATCCCTTCGCTGGAAAGCCGGCTGACCAGCGATACGTACAATGTCCACCGGATGATCGGCATGATTCAACGGATGGGCGTCCGCGCTCCGATCCTGCTGATCGGCGGCATGATCATTACCCTGATCATGGAGCCGGTGTTGGCCATGGTCATGCTGGCAACGCTGCCTTTTATCACCTATCTGGTTTACTCCAAAGCGACAAAAGGGATTCCAATGTTCACCAAGGTGCAGCAGGCCCAGGATCGGATGATTTCCGTTGTTCGTGAAAATGCTCAGGGCATTCGCGTGATCAAGGCCCTGTCCAAAGCGGATCATGAAAAAAAGCGCTATGAAAGCGTGAATATGGGATTGGCCAATGAGGAACTCAAAGCGAATACCCGAATGGCGGCAATCAATCCGCTGATGAATCTGTTTATGAATTTAGGTTTGGTCGGGGTAATTCTCGTCGGCGCCTGGCGGGTCAACGGCGGCTTGAGTGAAACCGGGAAAATTATCGCGTTTACCAACTACTTTACGATTATCACCAATGCGATGATGTCGATCAGCCGAATTTTCGTGATGACTTCCAAGGGCATTGCGAGTGCGGATCGAATTGAGGAAGTGCTTAAAGCTCAGGATGAGATGGAAATCATCACCGATGATTCTCCGCTGAATGATAAGATTGTGGAATTTGATCATGTCAGTTTTTCCTATTTGGGAATTAAGGATAATGTGGAAGACATCACCTTCAGCCTGAAAAAGGGACAGACATTGGGCATTATCGGGGCTACCGGATCTGGAAAATCAACAATTTTACAGCTGTTGATGCGCTTCTATGATGCAGATACCGGCGTGATTCGGATTCATGGCCGGGATATCCGCAGCTATGATCCGAAAGATCTGCGTCAGGAATACGGCATTGTCATGCAAAATGACTTTATCTTCCAGGATTCAGTTCGGGAGAATATTGCTTTCGGCCGTCCGATTGACGATGAACTGTTGGATGAAGCAACCCAGATTGCTCAGGCCCGTCCGTTCATTAAGAGTTTAACCGATGAATTTGATTATAAGCTGAATTCCAAAGGCACTAACCTTTCCGGCGGGCAACGGCAGCGGATTTTCCTATCGCGGGCCTTTGTCAATAATCCGAAGATTCTGCTGCTCGACGATTCCAGTTCGGCGCTGGATTATGAAACCGATGCACGGCTGCGCAAAGCGATCAACACACACTTTGCCGAAACGGCAAAGGTCATCGTGGCGCAGCGAGTTTCCAGCATCATGCATGCAGATGAGATTCTAGTTTTGGATCAAGGGAAAATCGTGGCACGCGGAACGCATGATGAGCTGATGCAGACCAGTGAAATTTATGCGTCGATCAGCGACAGTCAGATGGGAGGTGCGCTGCTTGAATAG
- a CDS encoding MATE family efflux transporter yields MHNRMTEGSPLKLILMFAMPVLLGNVFQQFYNMADTMMVGRILGVDALAAMGATASVSGLVLGLNIGLAQGFAIPIAQYVGAGEMDKVRKAVAGTLMLGLIFVIGITVIALVTGIPVLKLLGTPEEIMGMSIEYIFIIYGGLIITMMYNMAASILRSYGDSRTPLYFLILASLTNIVLDYVFLKTLRMGVGGAAIATLISQGLSVVLCVLYIKEKTRFLIPEKEDFQWDREMLKAQLSLGISMGLMNSIVSIGSVILQSAVNKLGAVIIAGHTASRKVIEMFMQPLISIGVTATTYVSQNLGANKLERIRKGLYCCTTISFVWSTFCILISFWGIDFILALVVDAKEVQVIATARQYFKINVFFFYALSVLFIYRNALQGLGKSQAPIFSSCIEMIVKILATLLLTPSLGYLGVCYTEPIAWILMAVFLLAAFYRDPRFILGKKR; encoded by the coding sequence ATGCATAACCGAATGACGGAAGGCAGTCCGCTGAAACTAATTTTGATGTTTGCAATGCCGGTTTTATTGGGAAATGTCTTTCAGCAATTTTATAATATGGCGGATACGATGATGGTTGGCCGGATATTAGGGGTCGACGCCTTGGCTGCGATGGGAGCGACGGCTTCTGTTTCCGGATTGGTGCTGGGTCTGAACATCGGATTGGCACAGGGGTTTGCGATCCCGATTGCCCAGTATGTCGGGGCTGGGGAAATGGATAAGGTCAGAAAAGCGGTGGCCGGCACGCTGATGCTGGGGCTGATCTTCGTGATTGGAATTACGGTGATCGCGTTAGTGACCGGGATTCCGGTACTGAAGCTGTTAGGAACACCGGAAGAAATCATGGGCATGTCAATCGAGTATATCTTTATTATTTACGGCGGCTTGATCATTACGATGATGTATAACATGGCTGCCAGCATTCTGCGTTCCTATGGCGACAGCCGGACTCCGCTGTATTTTCTGATTTTGGCTTCATTGACAAATATTGTTCTGGATTATGTTTTTTTAAAGACCTTGCGCATGGGCGTCGGCGGAGCGGCGATCGCAACGCTGATATCCCAAGGGTTGTCGGTCGTCCTCTGTGTTTTGTATATCAAGGAAAAGACCCGTTTTCTGATTCCAGAGAAGGAAGATTTCCAATGGGACAGAGAAATGCTGAAAGCTCAGCTGTCGTTAGGCATTTCAATGGGACTGATGAATTCGATCGTATCGATCGGCTCCGTGATTTTACAAAGCGCTGTCAACAAGCTGGGAGCGGTGATCATTGCTGGACATACCGCTTCGCGAAAGGTAATCGAAATGTTCATGCAGCCGCTGATCAGCATCGGCGTCACCGCTACGACCTACGTATCGCAGAACCTGGGCGCAAACAAGCTCGAGCGTATTCGCAAAGGTCTGTACTGCTGCACCACCATCAGCTTTGTCTGGTCAACATTCTGCATTCTGATTTCCTTTTGGGGAATTGACTTCATTCTGGCGCTGGTCGTGGATGCTAAAGAGGTGCAGGTCATTGCCACGGCTCGGCAGTATTTTAAGATCAATGTCTTCTTCTTTTATGCTTTATCAGTCTTATTCATTTACCGCAATGCCTTGCAGGGACTGGGGAAAAGTCAGGCGCCGATTTTCTCCAGCTGCATTGAAATGATCGTTAAGATTTTGGCAACACTGCTTTTGACGCCAAGTCTGGGTTATCTGGGCGTGTGTTATACTGAGCCGATTGCCTGGATTTTAATGGCGGTGTTCCTGTTAGCCGCATTTTATCGTGACCCGCGTTTTATTCTTGGGAAAAAACGATGA
- a CDS encoding MazG nucleotide pyrophosphohydrolase domain-containing protein, which produces MDGRITIQYLQAYIKAKDHHPERAKDYLLKLVEETGELARAMRKERIPASPDQIKGTIEEEIWDILYYALAVANCYDIDVETWIPIKEKLNQQKYPSEAQFELDR; this is translated from the coding sequence GTGGACGGAAGAATTACGATTCAGTATTTGCAGGCGTACATCAAAGCGAAGGATCATCATCCCGAACGGGCAAAAGATTATCTTTTAAAGCTCGTGGAAGAAACCGGGGAATTGGCCAGAGCTATGCGCAAAGAACGCATACCCGCTTCGCCAGATCAGATCAAAGGGACGATTGAAGAGGAAATCTGGGATATCCTGTATTATGCTCTGGCAGTCGCGAATTGTTATGATATTGATGTTGAAACGTGGATTCCGATCAAGGAGAAATTGAATCAACAGAAATATCCCTCTGAAGCACAATTTGAACTGGATCGATAA
- a CDS encoding GOLPH3/VPS74 family protein, translated as MNKEALTMEYLLCVLDEEGKLPTFSTEKEICFYAAQLIELIDLGWVVLEGKKLQLTDKGSEPPVYLEPMFEIVKKSKGKKVADFAGNLTFTLTGKPRREMLEACLEVMEEANLLETTVKKGLLGTKEYRTVKAEEKDRVIQKIRAEFLEEGQISEETVLLGCLLDKTSLLKKYFSAYEAKMLKQRLKELRKAPENKLINEMIDSVDTLIAVIAATA; from the coding sequence ATGAATAAAGAAGCGTTGACGATGGAATATTTGTTATGTGTCTTGGATGAGGAAGGAAAGCTTCCCACTTTCAGTACAGAAAAGGAAATTTGTTTCTATGCAGCGCAGCTGATTGAGCTGATCGATCTGGGCTGGGTTGTTCTGGAAGGAAAAAAACTTCAACTGACGGATAAAGGAAGTGAACCTCCAGTTTATCTGGAGCCGATGTTTGAGATTGTAAAGAAGTCCAAAGGGAAGAAAGTGGCTGATTTTGCAGGAAATCTGACCTTTACCCTGACCGGAAAACCGCGTAGGGAGATGCTGGAAGCCTGTCTGGAAGTCATGGAAGAAGCAAATCTGCTGGAAACGACAGTGAAAAAAGGCTTGCTGGGAACAAAGGAATACCGCACGGTCAAAGCTGAAGAAAAAGATCGCGTCATTCAGAAAATTCGTGCTGAGTTTTTAGAAGAAGGTCAGATCAGTGAGGAAACAGTGCTGCTGGGCTGTCTTTTGGATAAGACCTCGCTTCTGAAAAAATATTTCTCTGCCTACGAGGCGAAAATGTTGAAGCAGCGGCTGAAAGAATTGCGGAAAGCCCCGGAGAACAAGCTGATCAACGAAATGATCGACTCGGTGGATACGTTGATTGCCGTGATTGCCGCTACGGCGTAA
- a CDS encoding helix-turn-helix domain-containing protein, whose protein sequence is MGRQRSLEVIQQAEWVTIGELVRLTNVRYSTLKFYTEEGMIPFEQAEENLTRRYRRTEAIQRIEEIRQLRLAGHSIPEIAEIVRDKQDR, encoded by the coding sequence ATGGGCCGGCAAAGAAGCCTGGAAGTAATCCAGCAGGCGGAATGGGTGACGATCGGGGAATTGGTGCGGCTGACGAATGTTCGTTACAGCACGCTGAAATTTTATACCGAAGAAGGCATGATTCCGTTTGAACAGGCGGAGGAAAATCTGACGCGCCGCTACCGCCGCACGGAAGCCATCCAACGGATTGAAGAGATCCGGCAGCTGCGGTTAGCCGGACATTCGATTCCGGAAATTGCGGAAATCGTAAGGGATAAACAGGATCGCTAG